TGCAACATATACAAGCTTGGGAGGAACGGCTGGCGGGCTTAAAGGACGAAATATTGGTAGATATATAATTAGGTCTCGATGAAAAAGTGAGAAATCGAAAGCCGTCCCTTTGTTTTAAACCGACACTTAGGAGTGATTGTTTTGGAATTGAATGATGTAATCCACTGGCACCGGTCGATTCGTGAATATGAAGATAGGGAAGTCAGCCAAGAGCTGCTAGACCGGATTTTAGAGGCAGGTATTCGTGCCTCATCAAGCGGAAATATGCAAACGTATTCGATCATTGTCACGAAAGATAAAGAACTGAAGAAAAAATTATATTCTGCTCATATGGAGCAATCGATGGTGGTGGATGCGCCGATCCTTTTAACATTTTGTGCGGATTTTAATCGAATGAGGAAATGGCTTACACTGAACGATGCCCCTGTACACTTTGATAATTACATGAGCTTTATGATTGGGGCCATTGATGCAGCATTGGTTTCACAAAACTGTGCTTTAGCAGCTGAAAATGAAGGACTGGGCATTTGCTATATGGGCTCTACGCTTGCGAATTGTGATCAAATTGGTGAACTGTTGAACTTGCCGCCAAATGTCGTACCCGTTGTTGGCTATTCATTAGGGTATCCAGCAGAAAATCCTGCCCCGCGTGACCGTCTGCCAATGCATGGACTTGTTCACTATGATCAGTATCAGGATTATTCGGATGAAAACATTCAGGAAATTTATCAAGATCGAAATGAAAAAGGATGGAACCGTTACATGGCCGTCCCAAAACTTAAAGAAATGACGGAAGAATTGGGATTGAAGAATCTTGCCCAAATTTATACGATCGCCAAGTATACGAAGCAATCGCATCAGGAATTTTCACAAACCGTGCTGAAGTACTTAGAGAGACAAAACTTCATGAATAATGAATAGGAGGGGCAGAAAAACCTCCGCTTTGTCTCGCAGTTTGATGAAATTTTTTCAAAGAGGGATCTGAAAATGAATATCTTAATTAAGAACTTACCTGAAAAAGAGATAGCGTATATTAGACGGACGGGGAGTTATTTTGAGCCCCAAGAACACTGGGGAAGGCTGATCGATTGGGCGATTGGCAATGGTCTGTACCCTCCACAGCAGTCGTTTATCGGTATATCGTTAGATAATCCAAATCAAGTGGAAAGCAAGGATTGCCGTCACGATGCCTGCGTTACATTGCCAGAGGGATTTGAAAAAGAAAACCATAAAGATATGGAATTCAGGAAGTTGGATGGAGGGCAGTACGCCCTGTATAATTTTTACGAAAAACCTGAAAAGCTCCATTCTGCTTATCAATACATGTTTGGCGAATGGCTTCCAAATAGTGATTATACAGCCGATTATGAGAGAGATAACCTCGAATACAACATGAATAACCCATCCGAAGATCCTGAAGGAAAATGCAGAGTTGATTTATACATACCCGTTAAAAAGAGAAAAGCTTAGGGCAAAATGTCACCAGTCAACGGTGACATTTTGTTATTGTTTTGAAGGTGCGGGATTGTGGCAAAGTTAAAAATAAGGGTGGAACCAAAATGATGATCAAGTTTTCAATCGATAAGGACAGAAGCTTTCATTTAAGATCAGCCGCTATTATCCAACATAAAGGCAGGGTCCTATTTCAAAGGCCGGTTGATAGTGAAAATTGGTTTTTGCCAGGAGGACGAGTGGAGCACTTTGAATCGACAGAAGAGACATTAAAAAGAGAGTTAATGGAAGAGTTCAATTTGGAAGTAAACCACCTGAAGCTCTGTTGGGTAGTGGAGTATTTTTTAGAGACAGAGAATAAAAAAATCCAGGAATTAGGGATGCATTACCTTGTGGACATTCCTGAGGACCATCCATTAGTTCACCATCAAGGTGAGTTCACAGGATTGGAAGATGGATATGTTCACAGATGGATTGAGATCGATGAACTTGATCAGTACAAAATAGTACCCGAATTCGTTGTTCCTCAGTTACGAAAGTTAAAGGACAGCAGCCAGATTGAACATACAGTTTTATCGGTAGTAAGGTAGTTTCATTATAATCATACTGATGGGACGATTCATGAAGGGATAGCCGTGTTTATTTATTTCTCAAACACAGTGAGATCAATACTTATTAAAGAAAGATCGTTATTTCTTTAATGAATCAATATTATTCACATACATTAAACTAAAGAAGGCATTTTGGATTGCGGAGGGGAGATAAAAATTGGCAAGGATCAAAAATATATCTATATTGTTTATCGTGATGGGGACATTTTTAATTGGCTGCTCTAATGTATCAAATGTAGAGCCAGCATCCGGCCGCACCTTGTTTTCCGCAGAGAAAGATAAGTATGCTTTATTAGTGGTTGATGAAAAAAGTGCTGACTATTATCGTAAATTACTAGATAAGCATAAGATATTGAATGTCAAAGTGATCAATGGAAGAACCTCTCTAGAAGACACAAATGAAGAATATAAATTTCTGGAATTAAAAAAATCCCCAGCATTCGTTGTATTCGATACTAAAGATATTGTTTATAAAACTTATAGTGAAAAAGAATTGATAGAGTTTTTAAGAGAGAACAGCCCGAATTAATGCTAGGAAGAATTTGATTATATAAAAATTTTCAGGGGTGCAAATGTGAATTCAGCGACAGAAACAATACAAGAATTAACGGATAAAGAACAATGGTTAGAAGCCTTTCCCATTATGAATCAGTTACGTACGGATTTGACTCCAAAGACATACTTGGAGTTACTAGAAGAAATGAGGAAAGATGGGTATTCTTTGTATGCTTTATCTATAGATAATCGGATTGTATCCTTAGCCGGTTTAAGCTGGAGAGTCAACTTCTATAATAAGCGTCACGTTTTTATCTATGATCTGGTAACAGATCCTGCTTACCGTTCATCCGGCTACGGAGAGAAATTATTAAGTTATATACATAACTGGGCAAAAGAAAATGGAGCTGAATACGTGGCATTAGAATCAGGTATTCAGCGAGACAAAGCTCACCGTTTTTATGAAGAGAAATTAGATTATGATAAATGGTGCTATTCATTTAGGAAAACGTTATAAAATAGGGCTAATGGTTCGACTAGGAAGATAATATGGTATAAGTTGAAAGCACAGATGGCGGTCTGGATGCCTTCGATACATTAGCAAACGGATTTTACATAGAAAGAGGAGAAAAGTTAATGAAAACAGAACAACAGTATTTTGAAGAGGGAAAATCGATTCAAACGTATATGGATGAAATGGGCATGTTAAAAGAGGAAAGTTTTGCTGTTTATGAACAATTTCAACTCCCAGCAGATGGATTTGCTGAACAGTTAAAACAAAATGAACTGCATTTCCTAACGATTACCGAAGATTGGTGTGGCGATGCTATGATGATTAATCCCGTCATTCGCAAATTAGCTGAAGCTGCAGATACTGAAATGCGCGTCGCATTACGAGATGCAGATACAGATTTGATTGATCGTCACTTAACAAATGGTGGACGTGCTATTCCCATGATTTTAGTCTTCAATAATCAAGGGCATTTACTTGGAAAGTGGGGACCGCGTGCTCCAAAAGCTCAGCAAATAGTAGATGAAGTTCGTGCTGCATTGCCACCAAAAGATGATCCTACCTTTGCAGAGAAACAAAAAGAAGCCTTTGGTTCTTTAAGAAAAAGATATACAGAGGACCAAGCTCTTTGGGAAGAGGTTTATAATCATTTTAAGGAAACAGTATTAACCATTTTGAAGTAGGGTTTGCTGCAGTGATGATTTATTGATGCCAATTAAAAAGAGAATATCATGAATGTAGAAAATGTCACCAATCAGTGGTGACATTTTCTATTGAATGTGCAGTTTTGTGGAAAAAATATTTTTTGCGATTTTCTAATAAGTTAAGCGGAAGTTACAAGACACCACCTTTTATACAAGGGGGATCCCAATGGAACTTTGGAAAGATTTGAATGAAACCGGGTGGTCTTTTCCAGCCATTAAAGATAATTCTTCAATGTCTCTTTAAGTGTCCCTCTTGTTTCTGTATCTTTTTCAAAAAGTATTCCGCCATGTATCATTTTTCTTACAAGGTCTGGTCGGAGTCCGGTCAGGATGGCTTTGCAGCCCATCATGGCGACACCAGTCAGGATCTTTTGAAAGTAGTCGATCACGTCCTTATCCATCATGGCTACACCTGATAGGTCGATCACTAAGTTTTGGAATCTTGTGATGGCTATTTCGTTTAAAACTTTCTCTTCAATGATCCTAATTCTAAAGGAGTCGATTGTCCCAATTAAAGGTAGAACAGAAACAGTCTCACTTACTGGAATGATTGGGACAGATAAATGTTCGACCATTTCCCTTTGCTTATGGAGCATTTGATCTTTATATTTTGAGTAGCTGAGAAAGAAACTATTAAGGAATTGGTCTATTTGTTCGTTTATGACTTCCTCCATATCATAAAAATCATTTTTTCCATCAGTCAGGTTCTTGTCTTCATCAATTTGACCAATAATCTTCCACAAAGTTCTTCTGATCGCTTGAACCCATTCTAATTTTAATGACAGAGTCAATGAATGACCTGCCCAGGCAATACCTTCCTCCTCTGCAAAAGTGATTAAATCTTTATCATTTTGATCGATTATGTAGAAAATTAATTTCCTGGCATTTTTTAATAGGTCGATGTTTCCTTTTTCTAAAATCTCAGTGATTTTCCCCGAAACATTAACGGCTTGAGAGAGTAAATTCTCTTCGAATCTCTTACCATGATCGTTAAAGTAGATTTTGATTTCTTCTCTTAATTCATTTATGTTATTCAATTGTCTTACCCCCGAAAAAATAACTTTAAAACAAATTACGTATACCCTGGCAGACGATTTATAAACCTATTTACCCAAAA
This portion of the Mesobacillus sp. S13 genome encodes:
- a CDS encoding AraC family transcriptional regulator, whose protein sequence is MNILIKNLPEKEIAYIRRTGSYFEPQEHWGRLIDWAIGNGLYPPQQSFIGISLDNPNQVESKDCRHDACVTLPEGFEKENHKDMEFRKLDGGQYALYNFYEKPEKLHSAYQYMFGEWLPNSDYTADYERDNLEYNMNNPSEDPEGKCRVDLYIPVKKRKA
- a CDS encoding NUDIX hydrolase, translated to MMIKFSIDKDRSFHLRSAAIIQHKGRVLFQRPVDSENWFLPGGRVEHFESTEETLKRELMEEFNLEVNHLKLCWVVEYFLETENKKIQELGMHYLVDIPEDHPLVHHQGEFTGLEDGYVHRWIEIDELDQYKIVPEFVVPQLRKLKDSSQIEHTVLSVVR
- a CDS encoding STAS domain-containing protein, whose protein sequence is MNNINELREEIKIYFNDHGKRFEENLLSQAVNVSGKITEILEKGNIDLLKNARKLIFYIIDQNDKDLITFAEEEGIAWAGHSLTLSLKLEWVQAIRRTLWKIIGQIDEDKNLTDGKNDFYDMEEVINEQIDQFLNSFFLSYSKYKDQMLHKQREMVEHLSVPIIPVSETVSVLPLIGTIDSFRIRIIEEKVLNEIAITRFQNLVIDLSGVAMMDKDVIDYFQKILTGVAMMGCKAILTGLRPDLVRKMIHGGILFEKDTETRGTLKETLKNYL
- a CDS encoding thioredoxin family protein, translating into MKTEQQYFEEGKSIQTYMDEMGMLKEESFAVYEQFQLPADGFAEQLKQNELHFLTITEDWCGDAMMINPVIRKLAEAADTEMRVALRDADTDLIDRHLTNGGRAIPMILVFNNQGHLLGKWGPRAPKAQQIVDEVRAALPPKDDPTFAEKQKEAFGSLRKRYTEDQALWEEVYNHFKETVLTILK
- a CDS encoding nitroreductase family protein — translated: MIVLELNDVIHWHRSIREYEDREVSQELLDRILEAGIRASSSGNMQTYSIIVTKDKELKKKLYSAHMEQSMVVDAPILLTFCADFNRMRKWLTLNDAPVHFDNYMSFMIGAIDAALVSQNCALAAENEGLGICYMGSTLANCDQIGELLNLPPNVVPVVGYSLGYPAENPAPRDRLPMHGLVHYDQYQDYSDENIQEIYQDRNEKGWNRYMAVPKLKEMTEELGLKNLAQIYTIAKYTKQSHQEFSQTVLKYLERQNFMNNE
- a CDS encoding GNAT family N-acetyltransferase encodes the protein MNSATETIQELTDKEQWLEAFPIMNQLRTDLTPKTYLELLEEMRKDGYSLYALSIDNRIVSLAGLSWRVNFYNKRHVFIYDLVTDPAYRSSGYGEKLLSYIHNWAKENGAEYVALESGIQRDKAHRFYEEKLDYDKWCYSFRKTL